Proteins encoded within one genomic window of Kibdelosporangium phytohabitans:
- a CDS encoding NUDIX hydrolase gives MARLDHYQNPAAPKANSIVVATTAFVLDDDGRLLMIRRTDNDLYAIPGGAQEVGETISAAAVRETKEETGIDIEVTGLIGIYSDPEHVIEFTDGEVRQEFSICFRANPVGGSLRTSNESKEVSWVEQSLLPELVIHPSIRLRIQHGFDERAEPYYA, from the coding sequence ATGGCGCGCCTTGACCACTACCAGAACCCCGCCGCCCCGAAGGCGAACAGCATCGTTGTTGCCACGACCGCGTTCGTCCTGGACGACGACGGCAGACTGCTGATGATCCGCCGCACCGACAACGACCTGTACGCCATCCCTGGCGGCGCACAGGAAGTCGGTGAGACCATCTCAGCCGCCGCCGTCCGGGAGACCAAGGAAGAGACCGGGATCGACATCGAGGTCACCGGCCTGATCGGCATCTACTCCGACCCCGAGCACGTCATCGAGTTCACCGACGGCGAGGTTCGCCAGGAGTTCTCCATCTGCTTCCGCGCCAACCCCGTCGGCGGCTCACTGCGTACCAGCAACGAGAGCAAGGAAGTCAGCTGGGTCGAGCAGTCCCTGCTGCCCGAGCTGGTCATCCACCCGTCCATCCGGCTACGCATCCAACACGGCTTCGACGAGCGCGCCGAGCCCTACTACGCCTAG
- a CDS encoding HD domain-containing protein — MTDLVDWSSSIAEDRLAVSLPRRWNHVQGVRDRARLAAALFEHDEGELLVAAAVLHDVGYAPNLAHSGFHPLDGARYLRKLDASRRLCALVAHHSCAYREAELRGLSAELAEWADEETPLRDALWWADMTTSPDGVTVPFERRIGEIQERYGPDDLVTFFIRQAKPELGAAVERTEERLRAAGIDFE; from the coding sequence GTGACTGACCTGGTCGATTGGTCCTCGTCCATCGCGGAGGATCGTCTGGCGGTGTCCTTGCCTCGTCGGTGGAATCATGTGCAGGGGGTGCGTGACAGGGCGAGACTGGCTGCGGCCTTGTTCGAGCATGACGAGGGTGAGCTGCTGGTGGCGGCTGCGGTTCTGCATGATGTGGGGTATGCCCCTAACCTCGCCCACAGCGGCTTCCATCCGTTGGATGGTGCTCGGTACCTGCGCAAACTCGACGCCTCGAGGCGGTTGTGTGCTCTGGTGGCGCATCACTCCTGTGCGTATCGGGAGGCCGAGTTGCGGGGGTTGTCGGCGGAGTTGGCGGAGTGGGCCGACGAGGAGACTCCACTGCGGGATGCGCTGTGGTGGGCGGACATGACGACGTCGCCGGATGGGGTCACGGTGCCGTTTGAACGGCGGATCGGGGAGATTCAAGAGCGGTATGGACCTGATGACCTGGTGACGTTCTTCATTCGGCAGGCCAAGCCGGAGTTGGGAGCGGCGGTGGAGCGGACCGAGGAGCGACTGCGGGCTGCTGGGATCGACTTCGAGTAG
- a CDS encoding cytochrome P450 — MTIAVAPGRWLLLGHTVPMLRRRTGFTQTLHEHGDIVQLRLGPLHTYFLTSPELVHQVLVTDSNSFEKGAIFDRFRPFMGNGLVMSAGAFHMRQRRLVQPAFHRARLQHYADTMRRVANETIGAWQPGEVREFDRDMQRMAVTIVGETLFSTELGRRATAEACKSIPIVLKDGMVRALTPSILERVPVVPANRRFDEAVDRLREIVLDVVAAWRADGEDRGDLLSMLLLAEDADTGERMSDQQVFDEVITLLTAGSETIGVALTWLFHELAKHPEVERKVRAEVDEVLGGRPITFDDVPKLGYTRQVINEVLRMYPIWIFMRRARVDVELAGEHLPAGTEFMLSPHALHHDPRFHDRPGRFDPDRWTGERAATLPKGAFIPFGAGNRQCIGNSFAYTEMTIAVATIIARWRLVPVPGKPVRVTVTSAAYPNRMPMTAVPVT, encoded by the coding sequence ATGACCATCGCGGTCGCACCCGGCCGATGGCTACTCCTCGGGCACACCGTGCCGATGTTGCGTCGCAGGACCGGTTTCACGCAGACGCTGCACGAGCACGGCGATATCGTGCAGCTGCGCCTCGGTCCGCTGCACACCTATTTCCTGACCAGTCCGGAATTGGTGCACCAGGTGCTCGTCACCGACTCGAACAGTTTCGAGAAGGGCGCGATCTTCGACAGATTCCGCCCGTTCATGGGGAACGGGCTGGTCATGTCGGCCGGTGCGTTCCACATGCGGCAGCGGAGGCTGGTGCAGCCCGCGTTCCACCGCGCCCGGCTGCAGCACTACGCGGACACGATGCGGCGCGTCGCGAACGAGACGATCGGCGCGTGGCAGCCCGGAGAAGTGCGCGAGTTCGACCGTGACATGCAACGGATGGCTGTCACCATCGTCGGCGAGACGTTGTTCTCCACCGAGTTGGGCAGACGTGCCACCGCCGAGGCGTGCAAGTCGATCCCGATCGTGCTGAAGGACGGCATGGTCCGGGCGCTCACGCCGTCGATCCTCGAACGCGTGCCGGTGGTTCCCGCCAACCGGCGCTTCGACGAGGCCGTCGACCGGCTGCGCGAGATCGTGCTCGACGTCGTCGCGGCCTGGCGGGCCGACGGCGAGGACCGCGGTGACCTGCTGTCCATGCTGTTGCTCGCCGAGGACGCGGACACCGGTGAGCGGATGAGCGACCAGCAGGTGTTCGACGAGGTCATCACCTTGCTGACCGCGGGAAGCGAGACCATCGGTGTCGCGCTGACCTGGCTGTTCCACGAACTGGCCAAGCACCCCGAGGTGGAGCGCAAGGTCCGGGCCGAGGTGGACGAGGTGCTCGGCGGTCGACCGATCACGTTCGACGACGTGCCGAAGCTCGGGTACACGCGGCAGGTGATCAACGAAGTCCTGCGGATGTACCCGATCTGGATCTTCATGCGCCGGGCGCGGGTGGACGTCGAGCTGGCCGGCGAGCACCTGCCCGCGGGCACCGAGTTCATGCTCAGCCCGCACGCTCTGCACCACGACCCCCGGTTCCACGACCGGCCCGGCCGGTTCGACCCGGACCGCTGGACGGGCGAGCGGGCCGCGACCCTGCCGAAGGGCGCGTTCATCCCGTTCGGCGCGGGCAACAGGCAGTGCATCGGCAATTCGTTCGCGTACACGGAGATGACCATCGCCGTTGCCACCATCATCGCCCGCTGGCGGCTCGTGCCGGTACCGGGCAAACCCGTTCGCGTCACCGTGACCTCGGCGGCATATCCGAACCGGATGCCGATGACCGCGGTCCCGGTCACCTGA
- a CDS encoding flavoprotein produces MELINAPVVGLVGCAAGGLEKLASKLVEPALGHGLRVTVTLTPTAQTWLDATAEVDRLKELTGLPVRHNLGCHGKTSPYPKVDCYAVVPATANTVAKMAQGIADNQALTQVCEAIGLGEVPVVVFPRVNAGHANHPAWDGHIATLTRAGVRMVMGEDIWPLHKPRSSPGKELPWGAILDAIVSAVEGRALTSTRR; encoded by the coding sequence ATGGAGTTGATAAATGCACCTGTTGTTGGCCTCGTCGGATGTGCTGCCGGTGGGCTGGAAAAGCTTGCCTCGAAGCTTGTTGAACCAGCGCTCGGGCACGGTCTACGAGTTACGGTGACGTTGACTCCGACTGCACAGACCTGGCTGGATGCGACTGCCGAGGTCGATAGGCTCAAGGAGCTGACCGGACTACCAGTAAGGCATAACCTCGGATGCCATGGGAAGACAAGCCCCTATCCGAAGGTCGACTGCTACGCGGTAGTGCCTGCGACGGCCAATACGGTGGCCAAGATGGCCCAAGGCATTGCTGACAACCAGGCACTGACTCAGGTTTGTGAGGCGATCGGGCTCGGTGAAGTTCCTGTGGTGGTGTTTCCGCGAGTGAACGCGGGTCACGCGAACCACCCTGCCTGGGATGGCCACATAGCCACGCTGACGAGGGCTGGTGTGCGGATGGTGATGGGTGAGGACATCTGGCCTCTGCACAAGCCGCGATCGTCGCCTGGCAAGGAGTTGCCGTGGGGTGCGATCCTCGACGCCATCGTTTCCGCAGTTGAGGGACGGGCGTTGACGAGCACCAGGCGCTAA
- a CDS encoding MafI family immunity protein translates to MPDQPVSQAFPARLVALREQVAHLLSTQQHQWHREYIEAGESGLALEMLADWLSEDETPIPSAVRAEMVDLSHAVGINGRVSRALAYCPDR, encoded by the coding sequence ATGCCCGACCAGCCTGTGTCCCAAGCGTTCCCAGCACGTCTGGTCGCCCTACGCGAGCAAGTAGCCCACCTCCTGTCCACACAGCAGCATCAGTGGCACCGCGAGTACATCGAAGCCGGCGAATCGGGCTTGGCCCTGGAGATGCTTGCGGACTGGCTGTCCGAGGACGAGACGCCGATACCATCAGCTGTGCGCGCCGAGATGGTCGACTTGAGCCACGCCGTGGGGATCAACGGACGGGTATCCCGCGCGTTGGCCTACTGCCCTGATCGCTGA
- a CDS encoding SAM-dependent methyltransferase, with protein sequence MKQQQDWVPPDIDTDKPSGARTYDYLLGGAHNFAADRQAAVMAEQIMPGIQKVARLNRAFLGRTVRFMIDAGVRQFLDLGSGIPTVGNVHQVADQASPGCRVVYVDRDPVAVAHSELMLAANDTAAIVHADFRYPDHVFGNAAARRLLNLDEPVGVLMMALLHWIPDDWDPPALVREYCARVPVGSYLALSHLTTDQHTEEITGAVDMFNRAKGTDQATPRPYSEVAEMFGDFELVEPGLVGCAVWRPGGTGDVTEDPEMNAQIYGGVAKKVR encoded by the coding sequence GTGAAACAGCAACAGGACTGGGTCCCACCCGACATCGACACGGACAAGCCGAGTGGCGCACGGACATACGACTACCTGCTCGGCGGCGCGCACAACTTCGCCGCGGACAGGCAGGCCGCCGTGATGGCCGAGCAGATCATGCCGGGAATCCAGAAGGTCGCCAGGCTGAACAGGGCTTTCCTCGGCCGCACAGTGCGTTTCATGATCGATGCCGGGGTGCGGCAGTTCCTCGACCTCGGCTCGGGAATTCCGACCGTGGGCAACGTGCACCAGGTGGCCGACCAGGCAAGTCCGGGCTGCCGCGTGGTTTACGTCGACCGTGATCCGGTCGCGGTCGCGCACAGCGAATTGATGCTCGCGGCCAACGACACCGCGGCGATCGTGCACGCGGACTTCAGGTACCCGGATCACGTTTTCGGCAACGCGGCCGCCCGCCGGTTGCTGAACCTCGACGAACCGGTCGGTGTGCTGATGATGGCTCTACTGCACTGGATTCCCGATGACTGGGACCCGCCCGCACTGGTGCGGGAGTACTGCGCCCGTGTGCCGGTCGGCAGTTATCTGGCGCTTTCCCACCTGACCACCGACCAGCACACCGAAGAGATCACCGGCGCGGTCGACATGTTCAACCGCGCCAAAGGCACCGACCAGGCCACGCCCCGGCCCTATTCGGAGGTCGCGGAGATGTTCGGCGACTTCGAACTCGTCGAACCGGGCCTGGTCGGCTGCGCGGTGTGGCGTCCCGGCGGAACCGGTGACGTCACGGAGGATCCGGAAATGAACGCGCAAATCTACGGCGGAGTAGCAAAAAAGGTCCGTTAG
- a CDS encoding AurF N-oxygenase family protein — MVNTGVAAGSGREALAQRLLHSSEILSYDPVHEVDWETPLDKDFHGASPEWCTLYGTKYWAEMTPEQQRELTRQESASVASTGIWFEMILQQMVLRDFYAKDPTDPDFQWALTEIADECRHSIMFARGAAKLGAPAYRPRRLVIELGRAFKTIAFGEAAYAAILVAEEVLDVMQRDWMRDDRVAPFVRTITNIHVVEESRHMAFARDETRKRLQGAGWLRKQINALVVSIASYAIVTSMVHKDVYANAGLDTRRALREAKSNEHHKAMMRSSCAGLMEFLGSCGLLTRASTWFYQRANLI; from the coding sequence ATGGTCAACACTGGCGTGGCCGCCGGTTCTGGCCGCGAAGCGCTGGCACAGCGGCTGCTGCACTCGTCGGAGATACTGTCCTACGACCCCGTCCATGAGGTCGACTGGGAAACCCCACTCGACAAGGACTTTCATGGTGCCAGCCCGGAGTGGTGCACGCTTTACGGAACCAAGTACTGGGCTGAGATGACGCCCGAGCAGCAGCGGGAGCTCACGCGGCAGGAGTCCGCCTCCGTCGCGAGCACGGGCATCTGGTTCGAGATGATCCTGCAGCAGATGGTCCTCCGGGACTTCTACGCCAAGGATCCGACCGACCCCGACTTCCAGTGGGCGCTCACCGAGATCGCTGACGAATGCCGTCACTCCATCATGTTCGCTCGTGGCGCCGCCAAGCTCGGGGCTCCCGCGTACCGGCCGCGGCGGTTGGTCATCGAGCTCGGCCGGGCGTTCAAGACCATCGCTTTCGGCGAGGCCGCCTACGCCGCCATCCTGGTGGCCGAAGAGGTCCTCGACGTCATGCAGCGGGACTGGATGCGGGACGACCGGGTCGCTCCTTTCGTGCGCACGATCACCAACATCCATGTCGTTGAGGAGTCGCGGCATATGGCGTTCGCGCGGGATGAGACGCGCAAGCGGCTGCAGGGTGCCGGATGGCTGCGTAAGCAGATCAACGCGCTGGTCGTGTCCATTGCGTCCTACGCGATTGTCACGAGCATGGTGCACAAGGATGTCTACGCCAACGCCGGTCTTGACACGCGTCGTGCGCTGCGTGAGGCGAAGTCCAATGAGCACCACAAGGCGATGATGCGGTCGAGCTGCGCCGGTCTGATGGAGTTCCTCGGCTCCTGCGGCCTGCTCACCCGTGCGTCCACTTGGTTCTACCAGCGCGCGAACCTGATCTGA
- a CDS encoding FtsK/SpoIIIE domain-containing protein: MLPGWVKLVIFPVVLAWVLVWLVGKLARLCWYYPILVTMVAGAVVLDWWAGHYLVGSVVSVLLGGLLTWWWRSVDTYQRWMRWLRTEVRRLWVYAWDWRTVMRLSNLTGTAKGREYRPKLKRVRAEGWRDKVRVRMIKGQAPEQWAERASGLAHSFHAKSCRVRVLGPGKIELDLIHSDPLTKVLPLPVMPTDASAVDLKRITIGRTETGKPWRIRLLGNQILVVGVQGAGKGSLLWSTVWALAPMIKTGTVRLYGIDPKGGMELGQCPMAFHKVVYGNGVEAVELLEEIAEQVRERASRYRGIRRRWTRDSGEPFTLLIVDELADVIAYQTDKKLKERAQAALQTITSQGRAPGVGTLCLVQDPRKEIVPFRNLFNTRIAMRLDEPAQVDMVLGDGVRERGAEAHEISELTPGVAWAKEDGKREPLRGRAFYATDENLTELGHYLTGGAVVPFEGGVAA, translated from the coding sequence ATGCTCCCGGGCTGGGTCAAGCTGGTGATCTTCCCGGTCGTGCTGGCCTGGGTCCTGGTGTGGCTGGTCGGCAAGCTGGCTCGGCTGTGCTGGTACTACCCCATCCTGGTCACGATGGTGGCTGGCGCGGTGGTGTTGGACTGGTGGGCGGGTCACTACCTGGTCGGCTCGGTGGTCTCGGTGCTGCTGGGCGGGTTATTGACGTGGTGGTGGCGGTCGGTCGATACCTATCAGCGGTGGATGCGGTGGCTTCGGACTGAGGTTCGGCGGCTGTGGGTGTACGCGTGGGACTGGCGCACGGTCATGCGGTTGTCGAACCTGACCGGTACCGCCAAAGGACGCGAGTACCGACCGAAGCTCAAGCGGGTCCGCGCGGAAGGCTGGCGCGACAAGGTCCGCGTCAGGATGATCAAAGGGCAGGCTCCGGAGCAGTGGGCCGAACGAGCTTCCGGCCTGGCTCATTCCTTCCATGCGAAGTCATGTCGGGTGCGGGTGCTGGGGCCGGGCAAGATTGAACTGGATCTCATCCACTCAGACCCGCTCACCAAAGTTCTCCCGCTTCCCGTCATGCCTACCGACGCGTCTGCCGTGGACCTGAAACGGATCACCATCGGCCGCACAGAGACGGGTAAACCGTGGCGGATTCGCTTGCTGGGTAACCAGATTCTCGTCGTCGGTGTCCAGGGAGCGGGCAAGGGATCTCTGTTGTGGTCGACGGTGTGGGCACTGGCTCCGATGATCAAGACGGGCACGGTCCGGCTGTACGGCATCGACCCCAAGGGCGGAATGGAACTCGGCCAATGCCCCATGGCCTTCCACAAGGTCGTGTACGGCAACGGCGTGGAAGCTGTAGAGCTGCTCGAAGAGATCGCCGAACAGGTCCGGGAACGGGCGAGCCGGTATCGGGGTATCAGGCGGCGGTGGACGCGGGACAGTGGTGAGCCGTTCACGCTGCTGATCGTGGACGAACTGGCGGACGTGATCGCCTACCAGACCGACAAGAAGCTCAAGGAACGCGCTCAGGCGGCGTTGCAGACGATCACCTCGCAAGGGCGGGCTCCGGGTGTCGGCACGCTCTGTCTGGTCCAGGACCCGCGCAAGGAGATCGTGCCGTTCCGCAACCTGTTCAACACACGCATCGCGATGCGCCTCGATGAACCGGCACAGGTGGACATGGTCCTCGGCGACGGGGTCCGGGAACGCGGCGCGGAAGCCCACGAGATATCGGAACTGACTCCTGGCGTGGCGTGGGCCAAGGAGGACGGCAAGCGAGAACCGCTGCGCGGCAGGGCCTTCTACGCGACCGACGAGAACCTGACCGAGTTGGGCCACTACCTCACCGGTGGAGCTGTGGTGCCGTTCGAGGGTGGTGTTGCGGCGTGA
- a CDS encoding alpha/beta hydrolase — translation MTGVGFLTTPVAQAAPVSSCRDVYFPVTLTVVPQTMYGRLCLPAGGSNTVHVLIPGGTYNSSYWDIGYSPQTRSYRQALNEAGHATLALDRLGTGRSTIPLSVLLTAITEAEVVHEVVQQLRSGARGPKFGKIILGGHSFGSGVAIIEAGTFKDVDGVLITGLAHRINVIGAAAVFAATLPVSIDPRFSRTGHDPLYITTLPGTRYGIFHKPGPRIDGAVAYDEATKDTSVHTQAADLFPVAVILPYSRLIDVPVMVGLGQDSVFCGLLATDCSSGEAIKRTESLYYSSKAQLHAYALQGYGHVINYAPNARDFYKAVAQWANRKVGR, via the coding sequence GTGACCGGAGTCGGTTTCCTGACCACGCCGGTCGCGCAGGCCGCGCCCGTGTCGTCGTGCCGGGACGTGTACTTCCCGGTCACGCTGACCGTGGTACCGCAGACCATGTACGGCAGGCTGTGCCTCCCGGCGGGCGGTTCGAACACGGTCCACGTGCTGATTCCCGGTGGGACGTACAACAGTTCCTACTGGGACATCGGCTACAGCCCGCAAACCCGGTCGTACCGGCAGGCGCTCAACGAGGCCGGTCACGCCACGCTGGCGCTCGACCGGCTCGGCACGGGCCGCAGCACGATCCCGCTGAGCGTCCTGCTGACCGCGATCACCGAGGCCGAAGTCGTGCACGAGGTGGTCCAGCAGCTGCGCTCCGGCGCGCGGGGCCCGAAGTTCGGCAAGATCATCCTGGGTGGTCACTCGTTCGGCTCCGGTGTGGCCATCATCGAGGCGGGGACGTTCAAGGACGTCGACGGCGTGCTGATCACCGGCCTGGCGCACAGGATCAACGTCATCGGGGCGGCCGCGGTGTTCGCCGCGACCCTGCCGGTGAGCATCGACCCGAGGTTCTCCAGGACCGGCCACGATCCGCTCTACATCACCACGTTGCCCGGCACCCGGTATGGCATCTTCCACAAGCCAGGACCGAGGATCGACGGTGCCGTCGCGTACGACGAGGCCACAAAGGACACCTCGGTGCACACGCAGGCGGCCGACTTGTTCCCGGTCGCCGTGATCCTGCCGTACTCGCGGCTGATCGACGTTCCGGTGATGGTGGGGCTGGGCCAGGACTCCGTCTTCTGCGGACTGCTGGCGACCGACTGCTCGTCCGGCGAGGCGATCAAGCGCACTGAGTCGCTGTACTACTCGTCGAAGGCACAGCTGCACGCCTACGCGTTGCAGGGTTATGGGCACGTCATCAACTACGCGCCCAACGCCCGCGACTTCTACAAGGCTGTCGCGCAGTGGGCCAACCGCAAAGTCGGTCGCTGA
- a CDS encoding helix-turn-helix domain-containing protein: protein MRGPWTPNAHGEELARRLRQLREETGLTQTQAGVRLGRSRYRVQRIEAGYLPWSDELSAMLALYQVPADEQLVFFEMWDKAWQPRRARALRVVEGARP, encoded by the coding sequence ATGAGAGGGCCGTGGACACCCAACGCGCACGGTGAAGAGCTGGCCAGACGGCTGCGTCAGCTGCGTGAGGAGACGGGGTTGACGCAGACGCAGGCCGGTGTGCGTCTGGGCCGGTCGCGGTATCGGGTGCAGCGGATTGAGGCTGGGTATCTGCCGTGGAGTGACGAGCTGTCGGCGATGCTGGCCCTGTACCAGGTGCCAGCGGACGAGCAGCTGGTCTTCTTCGAGATGTGGGACAAGGCGTGGCAGCCTCGTCGGGCTCGTGCTCTGCGGGTTGTGGAGGGCGCCCGACCATAG
- a CDS encoding DUF5919 domain-containing protein, whose translation MPNDRLRDALLRNGLTPVQLAAAMGVDPKTVERWITKGRTPYQRHRHAIAAMVRETENYLWPDAVAPERVAEVAQSEVIQVYPHRYSIPSDVWTRLFDQATEQIEILIYSGMFLTDNPALIKLMRKKAEAGVKIRILVGDPASREVAKRSAEEGLDKATLPAKARNALVFYKPLDGLQNVEIRIHGTILYNSLYRFDEDMLVNTHVYGFGAAVAPVLHLRRLSAGDLFETYSESYENVWNAAKPPKW comes from the coding sequence ATGCCGAACGATCGGCTACGAGACGCATTGTTGCGCAACGGTTTGACGCCCGTACAGCTGGCCGCGGCCATGGGTGTCGACCCGAAGACAGTCGAGCGGTGGATCACCAAGGGCCGCACGCCCTACCAACGGCACCGCCACGCCATCGCTGCGATGGTCCGGGAAACCGAGAACTACCTGTGGCCGGATGCCGTTGCGCCAGAACGGGTTGCCGAGGTAGCGCAGTCCGAGGTCATCCAGGTCTACCCACACCGGTACTCAATCCCGAGCGACGTCTGGACGCGCCTGTTCGACCAGGCCACGGAGCAGATCGAAATCCTGATCTACTCAGGCATGTTCCTCACCGACAACCCAGCATTGATCAAGCTCATGCGCAAGAAGGCCGAAGCAGGCGTCAAGATCCGCATCCTCGTCGGCGACCCCGCCAGCCGGGAAGTTGCCAAGCGCAGCGCGGAGGAGGGACTGGACAAGGCGACTCTGCCTGCCAAGGCGCGCAACGCGTTGGTGTTCTACAAGCCCTTGGATGGCTTGCAGAATGTGGAAATCCGGATTCACGGCACGATCCTGTACAACTCGCTCTACCGCTTCGACGAGGACATGCTGGTTAACACTCACGTGTACGGCTTCGGCGCGGCTGTTGCTCCGGTTCTGCACCTTCGCCGCCTGTCAGCAGGGGACTTGTTCGAGACCTACTCGGAGAGCTACGAGAACGTCTGGAACGCGGCCAAGCCGCCCAAGTGGTAG
- a CDS encoding FAD-dependent oxidoreductase, translating to MAFAITQTCCNDATCVAVCPVNCIHPTPDEPDFGTTEMLYVDPRTCIDCGACADACPVDAIYEAKDLPDPLRIYADLNAGYYEDKEQARTDPAPNFHTWAPTVFTRIIPSDLPALDVAVVGTGPAGMYAVEDLLLHTSARVTLIDRLPVAGGLVRYGVAPDHGATKRIGESFARFHTHPRVRMRLGVEVGRDVTVAELAARYDAVIYAVGASEARRLGIPGEDLPGSLAATTVVSWYNGHPDVAPNAVDLSAERVVVIGTGNVALDIARILTADPNTLDGTSISREALLCLRSSKVREVVLLGRRGPDDAAYTTPELLGLTRRTDVDLVLDAHDPGVLAAVDSSTGKAALLRDIRRESIDWSASPPDGPKRIVFRFASAPAEILGDAQVSGLWVTRNVGEVAMKADRVVRAVGFRGKPVPGLPFDDKSGTVPNSRGRVDGMPGTYVVGWIKRGSSGGIGANRTCAEDTVGALIEDAAAGLIGRAAPARRSVLSSLFGSR from the coding sequence ATGGCTTTCGCGATCACCCAGACCTGTTGCAACGACGCGACTTGCGTCGCGGTCTGTCCCGTCAACTGCATCCACCCGACTCCGGACGAGCCGGACTTCGGCACCACCGAGATGCTCTACGTCGACCCGCGCACCTGCATCGACTGCGGTGCGTGCGCCGACGCCTGCCCGGTCGACGCGATCTACGAGGCGAAGGACCTGCCTGATCCACTGCGGATCTACGCCGACCTCAACGCCGGGTACTACGAGGACAAGGAGCAGGCGCGGACTGATCCCGCGCCGAACTTCCACACCTGGGCGCCGACGGTGTTCACGCGGATCATCCCCAGCGATCTGCCCGCGTTGGATGTCGCGGTCGTCGGCACTGGTCCGGCCGGCATGTACGCCGTCGAGGACCTGTTGCTGCACACCAGTGCCCGGGTCACGCTGATCGATCGGCTGCCCGTGGCCGGTGGGCTCGTCCGCTACGGCGTCGCCCCCGACCACGGGGCGACGAAGCGGATCGGCGAGAGCTTCGCGCGTTTCCACACGCATCCCAGGGTTCGCATGCGGCTCGGTGTCGAGGTCGGACGGGACGTCACCGTCGCCGAACTCGCCGCGCGGTACGACGCGGTGATCTACGCGGTCGGCGCGTCGGAGGCCCGCCGGCTCGGGATCCCGGGGGAGGACCTGCCGGGCAGCCTGGCGGCGACGACCGTGGTTTCTTGGTACAACGGCCATCCGGATGTCGCGCCGAACGCGGTGGACCTGTCGGCCGAGCGGGTCGTGGTGATCGGCACGGGCAACGTCGCGTTGGACATCGCCAGGATCCTGACCGCCGATCCGAACACTTTGGACGGTACGTCGATCTCGCGTGAGGCGCTCCTGTGCCTGCGTTCGAGCAAGGTCCGTGAGGTCGTTCTGCTCGGCCGCCGCGGTCCGGACGATGCCGCGTACACCACGCCGGAACTGCTCGGCCTCACCAGGCGGACCGACGTGGACCTGGTTCTCGACGCGCACGACCCGGGCGTTCTCGCCGCGGTCGACAGCTCGACCGGGAAAGCCGCGCTGCTGCGGGACATCCGCCGCGAGTCGATCGACTGGTCCGCGTCCCCGCCGGACGGGCCGAAGCGCATCGTGTTCCGGTTCGCTTCCGCACCCGCCGAAATCCTGGGCGACGCGCAGGTGAGCGGGTTGTGGGTGACCCGCAACGTCGGCGAAGTGGCGATGAAGGCGGATCGAGTCGTGCGGGCGGTCGGATTCCGCGGAAAGCCGGTTCCCGGTCTGCCGTTCGACGACAAGTCCGGCACCGTCCCGAATTCGCGCGGACGCGTGGACGGGATGCCGGGAACCTATGTGGTCGGCTGGATCAAACGCGGCTCGTCCGGGGGAATCGGTGCGAACCGCACGTGCGCGGAGGACACCGTCGGCGCGTTGATCGAGGACGCCGCAGCCGGGCTGATCGGCCGCGCCGCCCCCGCTCGCCGGTCGGTGCTCTCGTCTTTGTTCGGCAGCCGCTAA
- a CDS encoding NUDIX hydrolase, whose amino-acid sequence MARLEHYQNPAAPKADSIVVEVAAFVLDADGRLLMVRRSVNDHLYALPGGVQEVGETVSVAAVRRTAAETGVDIAVSGLIGVYSDPEHVVEFSGGAVRQEFSVCFRGRPIGGELRTSADGNVEVLWVDRSLLPELTIHPSVRLRIQHGFDERAGSYFA is encoded by the coding sequence ATGGCGCGTCTTGAGCACTATCAAAACCCGGCTGCTCCAAAGGCGGACAGCATCGTTGTCGAGGTCGCTGCGTTTGTTCTGGACGCTGATGGGCGGCTGCTGATGGTGCGACGTAGTGTGAATGACCACCTCTATGCCCTTCCCGGGGGTGTCCAGGAGGTTGGGGAGACTGTCTCCGTTGCCGCTGTTCGTCGGACCGCGGCTGAGACTGGGGTCGACATCGCGGTCAGCGGGTTGATCGGCGTCTACTCCGACCCTGAGCACGTCGTCGAGTTCAGCGGTGGTGCGGTCCGGCAGGAGTTCTCCGTCTGTTTCCGGGGTCGTCCGATCGGCGGTGAGCTGCGCACCAGCGCCGATGGGAACGTGGAAGTCCTGTGGGTCGACCGGTCTTTACTACCTGAGCTGACCATCCACCCGTCTGTTCGGCTGCGTATCCAGCACGGCTTCGACGAGCGTGCTGGGTCCTACTTCGCCTGA